The DNA sequence TTGTACCCGTGGTGGCACCTATCTTCGGGGTCTTTGCCACTTATATTGGGAATGTTCTCTATCGATTCATCGTTGAGCAGAAAGACAAGCGTTTCCTGAAGAGCACGTTCGGCACCTACGTCTCCCCAGAGCTTATTGACCGAATGTATGAGGAGCACCAGGAACCGAAGCTGGGCGGCGAAGCGGGCTACCACACGGCATTTTTCTCCGATATCCAAAGCTTCTCAGCCTTTTCAGAAGTTTTGGAGCCGGAACGGATGGTGGCTCTTATGAATGAATATCTCACAGAGATGACCGATATACTTCTCGCCCGGCGGGGTACATTGGACAAATATATTGGCGACGCTATCGTTGCCTTTTATGGAGCGCCGGTGCCGGTAGAGGATCATGAACTGCTGGCGTGTCAGACGGCCCTCGACATGGAGGCGCGGCTGGTTGAACTACGCCAGAAATGGATGTCAGAAGAGGAGTGGCCGGATATTGTTCACGATCTGCGCCATCGGGTGGGTCTGAATAGTGGCAACATGGTGACGGGTAACATGGGTTCAAATATGCGAATGAACTATACTATGATGGGTGATACGGTCAATATTGCTGCCCGGCTTGAAGCGTCCGCGAAGCAATATGGTGTCTATATTCAAGTGGCTGAAAATACCTATGAGAA is a window from the Candidatus Neomarinimicrobiota bacterium genome containing:
- a CDS encoding adenylate/guanylate cyclase domain-containing protein, whose product is VPVVAPIFGVFATYIGNVLYRFIVEQKDKRFLKSTFGTYVSPELIDRMYEEHQEPKLGGEAGYHTAFFSDIQSFSAFSEVLEPERMVALMNEYLTEMTDILLARRGTLDKYIGDAIVAFYGAPVPVEDHELLACQTALDMEARLVELRQKWMSEEEWPDIVHDLRHRVGLNSGNMVTGNMGSNMRMNYTMMGDTVNIAARLEASAKQYGVYIQVAENTYEKVKEEFEWRFLDNVRVKGKKRPVTVYELLAEKDNLDEVHSKVVPIFHEGIDYYNNQKWKKAQAAFEEAEKLEDMFSRRPANPSNIYVGRCEFFKDNPPGDDWDGVWTLTAK